The DNA sequence CCCGCGTGAGCTGATCGCGGCCCGGAGCGTCATGGGGCTCGGCGGCGCCCTGGTCATGCCGAGCACCCTGTCGATCCTCACCAACGTCTTCACCGACCCGGCCGAGCGCAAGCGCGCCATCGGCGTCTGGGCCGGGGTGTCCGGGATCGGGATCGCCATCGGCCCGGCCCTGGGCGGCTGGCTGCTGGAGCACTATGCCTGGAGCTCGGTCTTCTGGATCAACGTCCCGGTCGCCGGCCTCGCCCTGCTGCTCACACCGCTGCTGGTCCGCGAGTCCCGAGACCCCCGCGCGCCGCGCCTGGACCTGGGCGGCGCAACCCTGTCCACAGCGGGCCTGAGCCTGCTCGTGTGGGCCATCATCGAGGCACCTGATCGGGGCTGGGGCGACCGCTGGGTGGTCGGCGGGTTCGTCGTCGCCGCGGCCGTCCTGGCGCTGTTCGCCCTATGGGAACGGCGGGTCCGAGAACCCATGCTGGACGTCTCCTTCTTCCGCAACCCTCGGTTCAGCGTGCCCGCGATCTCGGTCACGCTGCTGTTCTTCGCCCTGTTCGGCTCGGTGTTCTTCCTGTCGATCCACATCCAGAGTGTGATGGGGTACTCACCGCTGGAGGCGGGCCTGCGGATCCTGCCGATCGCCGCCTCCCTGGCGCCGAGCGCCCCGCTCGCCATGCTCTTCGCCCAGCGCATCGGCGAGAAGATCCCGGTCGTGGTCGGCATGACGGTCATCGCTGGCGCGTTCGGCCTGCTGTCACGCACCACGGTCGATTCCGGGTACGGCCACGTGCTGGTGTTCCTGCTGCTGCTCGGCTTCGGCATCGGGTTCGCCATGAGCCCGGCCACCGAGGCGGTGATGGGCGCCCTGCCGCGGGCCAAAGCGGGGGTAGGCTCGGCGGTTAACGACACGACCCGGCAGGTCGGCGGGGCACTGGGGGTGGCGGTGCTCGGATCGATCCTCAACTCGGTGTACACCGGACGGATGGAGGAGAAGGTCGCCGGGCTGCCGCCGGCGGCGGCCGAGGCCGCCCGGGACAACCTGCAGGCGGCCGTGGCGGTGGCCGGCGAGCTGCCGGTACCGTCAGTGGCTCAGCGGCTGGTGACGGACGCCCAAGAGGCCTTCGTGCACGCCATGGACGTCACGGTCCTCATCGGCGCGGCGGTCGCGCTGCTCGGGGCGGCCGTGACGCTGGTCTGGCTGCCGCACCACGGCGAGCCCGGGGACGACGTGCCGGACGAGCCGGTCGCGAACGGGGGACGTGCCGAGCCGGATGAGCGGTTGATGGGATCCAGGATGTGAAGGCTGGTTCCGAGAACCCTTCCACGCGCCGTGGACAGCACGACCCGACCCCGGGGGTGGTGCGCCGCCGGGGCCGCCCGCGGGACCGCGACGCGGACGCGCGGATCCGCCACGCCGCGGCCCAGCTGTTGGTGGAACGCGGTTTCGACCGCATGACGATGGACGAGGTGGCCGAGCACGCCGGTGTGGCCAAAGCCACCGTCTACCGCCGGTACTCCTCGAAGGAGGACCTGGCGGTCGACGCGCTGGAAACGCTGTTCGATGTGGAGATCCCGGTACCGGACACCGGATCGCTGCGCGGCGACCTGGAGCGCGTGTACGCGGACGCGATCGCGTTCGCCAGCTCCCCGGCCGGGGCCGCCTTCACTCGGCTGGCCGCGATCGAGGCGTGCCGGGACCCGCGGGTGGCCGCGCTGTACCGGCGCATGATCGACGACCGCCAGGAGTGCGTCGCCGTGATCTTCGAACGGGCCCGCGCGCGGGGTGAGCTGCGCCCGGACGCCAACCCCATGGCGATCATGGACTGGCTGCCCGGGATGCTGGTGCTGCGGGTGATCACGAACGCTCCGCTGCCCACGCCCGAGCAGATTCCGGAGCTGGTCGACATGCTGCTGCGCGGGATCGGCTCACCGGACCGCTCCTGAGCCGAATGTGATCATATAGTTCTTATATATGTATAAGCCGGCTCCGCCGGCTATGGACATCATGACGGGCCCCGGCGACAGTTCCAGCCGGCTCGCCCCACCGTCCGGGACGTCAGCGGCCTCCTCCAGACCGGCGCGACGGCCGGCCAGCCCGTGCCACAGCGCGCGCCGGTCGTCCGGTCCCAGCGGATCCTCCGCGGCGGAGGAACTGACCAGCGCCTGGACTTCGCGTACCACGCCCCGGCCGGGCGCCTCGTACTCGAACCGCAGGCGGTCGCGCAGCCAGGAACAGGGCGCGCGGCTCGGCACGCCGACGCACCCGACCCTGCCGGCCCCCACGGTCGACGAGGTGCCCGGCCAGCCGACCGATGCCGAAGATCCCGAAACGCACGTCGAACGAGCTTGACCGGTCAGGCGCCTCGATCCGCGGCGGAACGCGGTCCAGGTCGTGCCCGGCACGAGTCGTCGCGACCCGGCCCGACCCTGGACCCGAAGGACCGCGGGGACGACGATGCGCGCCGCCGACGCGGCTTACTCGCCGATGAGCGCGTCCACGAAGGCGACCGGGTCGAAGGGCGCCAGGTCGTCCGGGCCCTCACCGAGGCCGACCAGCTTGACCGGCACACCGAGCTCACGCTGGACCGCGACAACGATGCCGCCCTTGGCGGTGCCGTCGAGCTTGGTGAGCGTGATGCCGGTGACGTTCACCACCTCGGTGAACACACGGGCCTGGATCATGCCGTTCTGGCCGGTGGTGGCGTCCAGGACGAGCAGCACCTCGTCGACCGGAGCCTGCTTCTCCACGACGCGCTTGACCTTGCCCAGCTCGTCCATGAGGCCGGCCTTGGTGTGCAGCCGGCCGGCGGTGTCGATGAGCACCACGTCGGCCTTGGCGTCGATGCCCGCGCGGACCGCTTCGAAGGCGACGCTGGCCGGGTCCGCGCCCTCCGGGCCGCGCACGGTGTGCGCGCCTACCCGCTCCCCCCAGGTCTGCAGCTGGTCGGCGGCGGCGGCGCGGAACGTGTCGGCCGCGCCGAGGACCACGCTGTGTCCGTCGGCGACCAGCACCCGGGCGAGCTTGCCGACGGTCGTGGTCTTGCCGGTGCCGTTCACGCCGACGACGAGCACGACGCGGGGGCGTGTCCCGTCGGGCTGGACATTCAGGGACCGGTCCAGGTCGGGGCCGACCAGCGCGAGCAGCTCCTCGCGCAGCAGCCTTCGCAGCTCCTCCGGAGTGCGGGCGCCGAGGACCCGGACCCGGGTGCGCAGCCGCTCGACCAGCTCCTGGGTAGGGCGCACGCCCACGTCCGCGGTGAGGAGGATCTCCTCGATCTCCTCCCAGGTCTCCTCGTCGAGCCGGTCCCGGGACAGCAGGGTGAGCAGCCCCTTGCCGAGGGCGTTCTGCGACCTGGCGAGGCGGGCGCGCAGCCGGACCAGCCGCCCGGCGCTCGGGGCCGGCACCTCAAGCGGCGGCGGGGCGAGCGCCTCGGAGACGTCGACGGTCTCTACGGTGGGCACCGGCGTGTCCCGCGGCTCCGCCGGCTCCTCGCCGACCGCGGGCTCACGATCCGGCGGCTGCTCGACCAGGGGCGCCGGGCGTGTCTCGGGCTGGGCGCCCTCGACCGTCTTGCGACGCCGTACCGTGGTGGTGACCAGACCGACGATCGCGATGAGCGCGACGACGGCGATGATTATGGCGAGGATCAGGTACTCCACGGAAAGCCAGTCTCGCATGCCCGCGCAAGGCTCCAGCCAGCGGATCGTCCCGCGGTCCCCCTAGGGCCGGCCGGTGGCGTGGGCGCACCGGCGGGTCAGAACACGAGGCCGACCAGGGCCTGCTGCAGGCTCTCCAGTCCGGTGAACAGCACGCCGGTCATGCCGACCTCCTCAGCGCCGCGCACGTTCTCCGGACGGTCGTCGACGAACAGGCAGCGCCCAGGAGCGACCCCCAGCCGCTCGGCGGCGGCCAGGTAGATGCCGGGGTCCGGCTTGGCCATGCCCAGCCGTGCGGAGTTCACCACCAGATCGACCGACTCTTCCACGCCGAGCACCCGCAGGTCCTGTTCCAGCCGGGTGGTGGCGTTGCTCACCAGCGCGACCGGCACCCGCTTGCGCGCCGTGGCGAGCAGGTCCAGCACCTCCTCGTCGATCCGCCCACGCCCGCGGCTCCACTCCTCGACCACGGCGCTGGCCCGGTCGATGGTGCCGCAGAAGGGCAACAGGGCGCGGGCCACGCCGGCGAACCACTCCTCGGCTGTGACCCGGCCGAGGACGGCGGGCCGCAGCCGCTCCGGGTCGAGGGCGACGGAGTGGATCGTGCCGGCTGGCAGCACGTACCGGTGCTCCAGGTCCTGGGCGACGTGCTCCTGCGTGTCCCAGTGCCGAAGCACCCCGTCCACGTCGCAGAGCAGGGCGTCGTAGGGCAGGGCGGTCACGGGATCGTCTCCTGGGCGCAAGCGATGGTCCGGGGTTATCTTCCAGGACGCTTTTAGACCCTCTCGCGTTCCCGCAACCGCTGGCTGATCACGGTGGTCACGCCGTCGTCCCGCATCGACACGCCGTACAGGGCGTCGGCGATCTCCATGGTGCGCTTCTGGTGGGTGATGATGATGAGCTGCGAGCTCTCCCGCAGTTCCTCGAAGATCGCGAGCAGGCGCTGCAGGTTGGTGTCGTCGAGCGCGGCCTCGACCTCGTCCATCACGTAGAAGGGGCTGGGCCTGGCCTTGAAGATGGCCACCAGCAGCGCCACCGCGGTGAGCGACCGCTCGCCGCCGGAAAGCAGCGAGAGCCGCTTGACCTTCTTGCCCGGCGGACGGGCCTCGACCTCCACGCCGGTGGTGAGCATGTCGTCCGGGTCGGTGAGCACCAACCGGCCCTCCCCGCCGGGGAACAACCGGGCGAAGACCTTCTCGAACTCCCGGGCGGTGTCCTCGTACGCCGAGGTGAACATCTCTTCCACCCGGGCGTCCACGTCCTTGATCACGGTGAGCAGGTCGCGCCGGCTGGCCTTGAGGTCCTCCAGCTGCTCGGTGAGAAACCTGTGCCGCTCCTCCAGCGCGGCGAACTCCTCCAAAGCCAGCGGGTTGACCTTGCCGAGCAGCGCCAGCGCGCGGGTGGCGTCCTTGAGCCGCTTCTCCTGCTCGGCCCGGTCGTAGGGGCGCGGCTGGTTGGCCGGGTCGTTCTCGTCACGCGTCTCACCGGGCGGCTGCGGGCTGGGCGGCACCGGCTGGTCCGGCCCGTACTCGCTGATCAGCGACTCGGCGTCGATGCCGAACTCCTCCAGCGCCTGCTGCTCCAGCTGCCGGATCCGCAGCTGCTGCTCGGTGCGCGCCATCTCGTCGCGGTGGACCGAGTCGGTGAGCTGCTCCAGCTCACCGGACAGCTCCCGGATCCGGCCGCGCAACTCCTTCAGCTCTGCCTCGCGGGCAGCGCGGGTCCGTTCCAGGCGCTCCCGCTCGGCGGCGGCGCGGGCGAGCGACGCCTCGATCCACACCAGCGTCGCCTCGCAGCCCCGGACCACGGCCGAGGCCACGGCCGCCTCCCGGGCCATCCGCTCCCGGCGGGCGAGCGCGCGGGCCCGCGCTGCGCGCTCCTGCCGGGCGGCCCGGTCCAGGGCGTCGGCGCGGCCGGACAGGCCCCGCACCCGCTCCTCGGCGGTGCGTACGGCCAGCCGCGCCTCCATCTCGGCCTGCCGAGCCGCGGCGCAGGCCGCGGAGAGCCGGTCGCGCTCCTCGGTGGACGGCTCGCCCATGTCCGGCTCGGCCTCGGCGGCGGCCAGCCGCTCCTCCAACTGCTCCAACGCGGCCTGGTGTCGGGCCAGCGCCTCGCGCGCGGTCTCGATCGACCGGCCCAGCCGCTCCACCTCACCCGCGGCCGCGCACGCCTGGCCGCCGAGCCGGCCGAGCTGCTGGGCGACAGCGGAGCGGCGCTTCTCCGCCTCGCGGCGCTGCGCGGCCAGCTCGTCCACAAGCTGCTTGGCCCGCTTGCGCTCCTCGGCGGCCTCGGCCAGTTCGGCCCGCAACCGCACGCAGCGGGCCTCGGCCTCGGTGAGCCGCTCGGTCGCCTCGTCGACCGCCGCCTGGACCTCGAGCAGGCTGGGCGCGTCCGCTGAGCCGCCGTGCGCGAACGCGACGCCGAGCAGGTCCCCGTCCCGGGTGACCGCCCGCACGTCGGGGTGGGCGGCGAGCAGGCGGCGCGCGGCCTCCAGGTCGGCCACGACCGCGACCTTGTGCAGGACGCGGGCGAGCGAGGGCTTGAGCTCCTCAGGAGCTTTCACCAGGTCGATCGCGTACCGGGCGCCGTCGGGGAGCGCGGGCCACACCTCGTCGTCGTACCGGGCTCGGGCGACCAGGATGCCGGCGCGGCCGGCGTCGTTCTTCCGGAGCAACCGCAGGGCGTCCACCGCCCCGTCCACGTCGGCGACGGCGACCGCGTCGGCGCATCGGCCGAGGGCGGCCGCCACCGCCGCCTCGGCACCGGGCGCCACCTCGATCAGCGCGGCCACCGCGCCGAGCAGCCCGGACACCTGGTCGCTCGCGGCGAGCAGGGCGCCCGCGCCGTCCTTGCGGCGCAGGCCCAGCTCCAAGGCCTCCTTGCGGGCTGTCAGCGCCGCCCGCTCCCGCTCGGCGTCCCGCTCGGCCGCGCGCAGCTCGCCGAGCCGCTCCTCGACCTGCGCGAGCCGCTCCGCGGCCTCCCCGTACATCTGGTCCAGCTCGCCGCCGTCCGCCTCGTCGGTGTCGCCGACCTCGGCGCGCAGCGCCTCGTACTCCCGCTGGGCCTGCTCGGCCCGCTCGCGCGCCTGATCGTAGGAGTCCTGGAGCCGGCCCAGCTCGGCCTCGGCCGAGGAAACCTTGCCGCGGGCGGTGTTGACCTGGCCGGCCAGCCGGGCGAGCCCCTCGCGCCGGTCCGCGACGGCCCGCAGCGCGGCCTGGAGGCGCTTCTCCTCCGCGGCCAGCAGGGCCTCCTGCTCAGCCCGGTGACGCACCGCCTCCTGCAGCGCCCGTTGGGCCTCGGCGACATCGGCCTTGAGTCGCGTCTCCTGCTCACGGATCTGCCGGGCCTCGCGCTCCATGTCCTCCGGGTCCCGGCCGCGCCGCTCCTCCTCCGGCTGGGATTTCAGGTGCCGCAACCGCTCGGCGGCGAGGCTGGCGGTGCCGCGGAAGCGCTCGTTCAGCGACGAGAGCCGGTACCAGGCCTCCTGGGCGCGGGCCAGGCGGGGCGTGAGGCTCTGGACGATCGCGTCCAGCTCGGCCTCGTGCCGCTGAGCGGCGGCCAGCTCGGCCTCCACGCGGGCGCGCCGCTCCCGGATGAGCCGCTCGTCGGCCAGTTCCTCCTCGAGCTTCCGGCGCAGCGTGACCAGGTCGTCGGCGAGCAGCCGCAGCCGCGCGTCCCGCAGTTCGGCCTGGTACACGGCGGCCTTGCGCGCGGCCTCCGCCTGCCGGCCGAGCGGCTTGAGTTGGCGGCGCAGCTCGCTGATCAGATCCTGCAGGCGGGTCATGTTGGCCTGCATGGAGTCGAGCTTGCGTAGCGCCTTCTCCTTGCGCTTGCGGTGCTTGAGGACACCGGCCGCCTCCTCGATGAACGCCCGCCGCTCCTCGGGGCTGGCCTGGAGCACCGAGTCGAGCTGGCCCTGGCCGACGATGACGTGCATCTCGCGGCCTATGCCGGAGTCGCTGAGCAACTCCTGGATGTCGAGCAGCCGGCACGGGTTGCCGTTGATCGAGTACTCGGACCCGCCGTTGCGGAACATGATCCGCGAGATGGTCACCTCGGAGT is a window from the Carbonactinospora thermoautotrophica genome containing:
- a CDS encoding MFS transporter is translated as MDRTYRLRWGTLAVLCLSLLLIGLDNTVLNVALPTLQRDLDASASELQWIVDAYTLIFAGLLLTAGSWGDKYGRRRALALGLLVFSAAAAWGANCDSPRELIAARSVMGLGGALVMPSTLSILTNVFTDPAERKRAIGVWAGVSGIGIAIGPALGGWLLEHYAWSSVFWINVPVAGLALLLTPLLVRESRDPRAPRLDLGGATLSTAGLSLLVWAIIEAPDRGWGDRWVVGGFVVAAAVLALFALWERRVREPMLDVSFFRNPRFSVPAISVTLLFFALFGSVFFLSIHIQSVMGYSPLEAGLRILPIAASLAPSAPLAMLFAQRIGEKIPVVVGMTVIAGAFGLLSRTTVDSGYGHVLVFLLLLGFGIGFAMSPATEAVMGALPRAKAGVGSAVNDTTRQVGGALGVAVLGSILNSVYTGRMEEKVAGLPPAAAEAARDNLQAAVAVAGELPVPSVAQRLVTDAQEAFVHAMDVTVLIGAAVALLGAAVTLVWLPHHGEPGDDVPDEPVANGGRAEPDERLMGSRM
- a CDS encoding TetR/AcrR family transcriptional regulator, whose amino-acid sequence is MKAGSENPSTRRGQHDPTPGVVRRRGRPRDRDADARIRHAAAQLLVERGFDRMTMDEVAEHAGVAKATVYRRYSSKEDLAVDALETLFDVEIPVPDTGSLRGDLERVYADAIAFASSPAGAAFTRLAAIEACRDPRVAALYRRMIDDRQECVAVIFERARARGELRPDANPMAIMDWLPGMLVLRVITNAPLPTPEQIPELVDMLLRGIGSPDRS
- the ftsY gene encoding signal recognition particle-docking protein FtsY, with protein sequence MEYLILAIIIAVVALIAIVGLVTTTVRRRKTVEGAQPETRPAPLVEQPPDREPAVGEEPAEPRDTPVPTVETVDVSEALAPPPLEVPAPSAGRLVRLRARLARSQNALGKGLLTLLSRDRLDEETWEEIEEILLTADVGVRPTQELVERLRTRVRVLGARTPEELRRLLREELLALVGPDLDRSLNVQPDGTRPRVVLVVGVNGTGKTTTVGKLARVLVADGHSVVLGAADTFRAAAADQLQTWGERVGAHTVRGPEGADPASVAFEAVRAGIDAKADVVLIDTAGRLHTKAGLMDELGKVKRVVEKQAPVDEVLLVLDATTGQNGMIQARVFTEVVNVTGITLTKLDGTAKGGIVVAVQRELGVPVKLVGLGEGPDDLAPFDPVAFVDALIGE
- a CDS encoding HAD family hydrolase, with translation MTALPYDALLCDVDGVLRHWDTQEHVAQDLEHRYVLPAGTIHSVALDPERLRPAVLGRVTAEEWFAGVARALLPFCGTIDRASAVVEEWSRGRGRIDEEVLDLLATARKRVPVALVSNATTRLEQDLRVLGVEESVDLVVNSARLGMAKPDPGIYLAAAERLGVAPGRCLFVDDRPENVRGAEEVGMTGVLFTGLESLQQALVGLVF
- the smc gene encoding chromosome segregation protein SMC, translating into MHLKSLTLKGFKSFASATTLRFEPGITCVVGPNGSGKSNVVDALAWVMGEQGAKSLRGGKMEDVIFAGTAGRPPLGRAEVSLTIDNSDGALPIEYSEVTISRIMFRNGGSEYSINGNPCRLLDIQELLSDSGIGREMHVIVGQGQLDSVLQASPEERRAFIEEAAGVLKHRKRKEKALRKLDSMQANMTRLQDLISELRRQLKPLGRQAEAARKAAVYQAELRDARLRLLADDLVTLRRKLEEELADERLIRERRARVEAELAAAQRHEAELDAIVQSLTPRLARAQEAWYRLSSLNERFRGTASLAAERLRHLKSQPEEERRGRDPEDMEREARQIREQETRLKADVAEAQRALQEAVRHRAEQEALLAAEEKRLQAALRAVADRREGLARLAGQVNTARGKVSSAEAELGRLQDSYDQARERAEQAQREYEALRAEVGDTDEADGGELDQMYGEAAERLAQVEERLGELRAAERDAERERAALTARKEALELGLRRKDGAGALLAASDQVSGLLGAVAALIEVAPGAEAAVAAALGRCADAVAVADVDGAVDALRLLRKNDAGRAGILVARARYDDEVWPALPDGARYAIDLVKAPEELKPSLARVLHKVAVVADLEAARRLLAAHPDVRAVTRDGDLLGVAFAHGGSADAPSLLEVQAAVDEATERLTEAEARCVRLRAELAEAAEERKRAKQLVDELAAQRREAEKRRSAVAQQLGRLGGQACAAAGEVERLGRSIETAREALARHQAALEQLEERLAAAEAEPDMGEPSTEERDRLSAACAAARQAEMEARLAVRTAEERVRGLSGRADALDRAARQERAARARALARRERMAREAAVASAVVRGCEATLVWIEASLARAAAERERLERTRAAREAELKELRGRIRELSGELEQLTDSVHRDEMARTEQQLRIRQLEQQALEEFGIDAESLISEYGPDQPVPPSPQPPGETRDENDPANQPRPYDRAEQEKRLKDATRALALLGKVNPLALEEFAALEERHRFLTEQLEDLKASRRDLLTVIKDVDARVEEMFTSAYEDTAREFEKVFARLFPGGEGRLVLTDPDDMLTTGVEVEARPPGKKVKRLSLLSGGERSLTAVALLVAIFKARPSPFYVMDEVEAALDDTNLQRLLAIFEELRESSQLIIITHQKRTMEIADALYGVSMRDDGVTTVISQRLRERERV